Proteins from a single region of Cydia pomonella isolate Wapato2018A unplaced genomic scaffold, ilCydPomo1 PGA_scaffold_29, whole genome shotgun sequence:
- the LOC133533959 gene encoding uncharacterized protein LOC133533959, which translates to MGESSKISSNPAILPALQYPQYSHGHAHMRPLEYSASMEEDWKLWVQKFKIFLLAENLDTVSDERKIALLLHNIGDKGVEIYNSFNLEEKQNFDDVLKKFNAYFIPKVNITMQRHKFFTRAQGPTESFDDFLTDLHNKSMTCNFSDKREELVRDVIVIGLANSAMKERLLRTEDLTLQRTVSMCRAAELSQKQVTELTNEIASTSVLNVTTAPVHNVNNVNTSKTRRVNTRKCYRCGNNWDRAHQCPAIGCKCQKCGIPNHFAKVCRNKQVATITEKQDEDDSEETFFIGCINSECE; encoded by the exons atgggtgaatcaagtaaaatttcatcaaacccggCAATTCTGCCGGCATTACAATACCCCCAATACTCGCATGGACATGCCCATATGCGGCCATTAGAATATAGTGCTTCAATGGAAGAAGATTGGAAACTATGGGTCCAAAAATTTAAGATATTTCTTCTTGCAGAGAACCTAGATACCGTTTCTGATGAACGTAAAATTGCACTGTTACTTCACAACATAGGGGACAAGGGCGTTGAGATTtataattcatttaatttagaggaaaaacaaaattttgatgatgtcttaaaaaaattcaacgCTTATTTTATTCCAAAAGTTAACATCACAATGCAACGTCACAAGTTTTTTACAAGGGCGCAAGGACCTACAGAATCCTTTGACGATTTCCTTACAGACCTTCACAATAAGAGTATGACATGCAATTTCAGTGATAAGAGAGAAGAACTCGTCAGAGATGTTATTGTAATAGGTTTAGCCAATTCCGCAATGAAAGAGAGGCTTCTGCGCACGGAGGATCTTACTCTCCAGAGAACCGTCTCCATGTGCAGAGCAGCGGAATTATCGCAAAAACAGGTCACCGAACTAACAAATGAGATAGCTTCAACCTCGGTGCTCAACGTTACCACTGCGCCTGTGCATAACGTTAACAATGTCAATACTTCAAAAACAAGAAGAGTCAACACAAGAAAATGCTATCGCTGCGGCAACAACTGGGATCGTGCGCATCAATGCCCAGCTATAGGTTGCAAGTGCCAGAAGTGTGGTATTCCAAATCATTTTGCGAAAGTGTGCAGAAACAAACAGGTTGCAACCATAACAGAGAAACAGGACGAAGACGACAGCGAGGAGACTTTCTTCATTGGCTGTATCAACAGTGAGTGTGAAT GA
- the LOC133533946 gene encoding uncharacterized protein LOC133533946 yields the protein MQCAFCKEVVSDSAQCASCREEIGFCCAQITEAGYRKLGVDRRSAWKCLKCRRDASPAQGKATNISEPSQGHSLPSKVNVPARAKPADRKEASPGPAKTTDLDTIMKQLKSMEEHLACLPGLVRDVGTLKTELAEVKNSCTFASAKLDEFSGRLVEVESKIPKLEDVDGKIQVQNKEILLMKEERALINQQMRLNNIEIKGVPLKKNENLFSIMMNICTAVNFSVDKSDINHISRVPIHNSSDKLIIVSFINRYIKEDLVAAVRLKKTLTAEEIGFQGNTQRVYVNDHLTPDNKKLLSLVKSSLKQKGYLYVWVRYSKIHARKDDSSKVHIINNERDLNKLL from the coding sequence atgcaGTGTGCCTTTTGTAAAGAAGTTGTTAGTGACAGCGCCCAGTGTGCGAGTTGTCGTGAAGAAATAGGCTTTTGCTGTGCTCAAATTACGGAGGCGGGATATAGAAAGCTTGGAGTGGACCGCAGATCAGCATGGAAATGTCTCAAGTGCAGAAGAGATGCATCCCCGGCCCAGGGGAAAGCAACGAATATAAGTGAGCCATCACAGGGCCATAGTTTGCCATCGAAGGTGAACGTGCCGGCGCGGGCTAAACCCGCTGACAGGAAGGAGGCATCACCTGGTCCAGCCAAAACAACTGACCTGGACACCATCATGAAGCAACTGAAAAGCATGGAAGAACATCTCGCCTGCCTGCCTGGACTGGTTCGAGATGTTGGAACCCTTAAAACTGAATTGGCCGAGGTCAAAAACTCCTGTACCTTTGCCAGTGCGAAGTTGGATGAGTTTTCCGGTCGTCTGGTTGAGGTGGAGAGTAAAATTCCAAaactagaagatgttgatggcAAAATCCAGGTGCAAAACAAAGAGATACTACTGATGAAGGAAGAACGTGCACTTATTAACCAGCAGATGCgtcttaataatattgaaataaaagggGTCCCACTAAAGAAGAACGAAAATCTTTTCTCAATCATGATGAATATATGCACCGCTGTGAACTTTAGTGTGGACAAGAGTGATATCAACCACATATCCAGAGTTCCTATTCACAACTCCAGTGACAAATTGATTATTGTGAGCTTTATTAATCGTTATATTAAAGAAGATTTAGTAGCGGCAGTCAGACTTAAAAAGACCCTCACGGCAGAGGAAATTGGCTTCCAGGGAAATACTCAGAGAGTGTACGTAAATGACCACCTGACACCCGATAATAAGAAActtttgtcacttgtcaaatCGTCACTAAAACAGAAAGGCTACCTCTACGTGTGGGTCAGATACTCTAAAATTCATGCTCGGAAGGACGACAGTTCCAAAGTgcatataattaataatgaacGAGATTTAAACAAATTGCTATAA